The window TCAAAAACCATACCCAGTCCTTTGGCAGTAAAATTGCTATGAAACCTCGGCCCAAAACTTATTTCCGAGGTTACCGAAATCCATGCCTCGAAAAAAGGGTTTAGTCAAGTACATCGCGCTTTTTTTCGCATTCTCCCTACCACGTAAGTCGTCTATTTTCTTCACTCTGAGAGAAGTCTTGAGAATGTCCAGACCTCTGCCAGCCCTTGTTCCAGAAGGGTCCACGCCCCCCTCCATACCCCCCTTATCCGACCTCTTTGGTAGTCCTAAAAAAAGGCGTTCCGCAAAAAACGGAACGCCTTCATGAAATGGGCTATTAAAACGATGTGGCTATTATCTGGGAGCGCCACACTCCTGGAAGGTGCAATAGTTTCTTCCTTCCATTCTCTTGGCTCCATACATGGCAGCGTCAGCACGACTAATGAGCGAAACGCAGTCCTTACCATCTTTGGGATAGAAACTGATACCTACGGTGGCGCCAACACGGACCAATTCACTTTCTATAGTGAACGGTTCTGCCAAAGCCTCCAGCAAGGTCTTGGCCACGTGAATGGCCCCCTCATCGTCCTCAACATGAGGCAACAGGATACCGAACTCATCACCACCAAGGCGGGCCATGGTATCTGACTCGCGAATACGCTCCTGCAGTCGGCTGGCGACCTCACACAGCAACTGGTCGCCGATGGGATGACCATAGGTGTCGTTAACCATCTTGAACTCGTTGAGATCCACGAAAAGTACAGCCAACCGCTCTTTATAGCGTTTGGCCTTTGCCAGTGCATTCTCCAGCCGGTCGAAGAACAAATGACGGTTGGGTACGCCCGTAAGGCTGTCCACTGTGGCGAGATGTTTGAGTTCCAACTCCTCGAGTTTGCGCGCCGAGATATCCTCGACGACGCCCTCAATGAGCATTTCGCCGCCCTCTTCCTCAGGCAAAACAGTTCGGGAGCTCTCGGAACACCAAATGATATCCCCGTTTTTCTTACGTGCCCTAAACTCAAAATTCGTTACAAACCCATCACGGTTCAATGCTGTCAGATAGCGGGTGCGCTCGTCTTCATCAAACATGATGGTTGAGCGTATACCCGGCACACCAATCATTTCTTCGGCAGACTCATAACCGAAAATCTCTACAAGCGCCGGGTTCACTTCCTTGAATTGACCTGAATTGGTGGACTGAAAGAGCCCTTCGACTGCACGTTCAAAAATGGACCGGTACTTCTCTTCGGCCTGTGTCAGTTGCTTTTGCGACTGCGTACGCTGCTCGATCTCTTCTTCCAGCAGCTGCTTTTGCTTATGAAGCTCCAAAAATACCCGGACCTTACTTTTCAGTGCGTCCACGTCCACGGGGCGGAAAAGATAATCAACGGCGCCGGTCTCATATCCCTGTCGCACATTGTCTTCATCCTGAAAGATTGCAGTAATGTAGATAATGGGAACGTGACGGCCTTTATCCATCTTCTTGATGCGCGTGGCAGCCTCGTAGCCGTTCATACCGGGCATCTGGATGTCCAGCAGAATCACTGCGAAGTCATTCTCTTTGACCAGATTAACAGCCTCTCCACCGCTCTTGGCCTGGATGATCTCACATCCTTCCTGAGACAGCATATGATCAAGCAAGGCAAGATTCGTCTGGGAATCATCGACTATGAGAACTTTTTGCTTCTCCACTTTCATGGTGCCACCATACATTTATTATGCGGTCAGGACAGTAACTTTTTCCAAACGGACTGCTCCGTCTTCCCGGGGGGTTGCCTTGAGTACGAAATCAAACCGATCCAGATCGAGGCAAAGTTCGAAATCACGTTCCGGGGCGAAATCCTTGGACTCATCAAAAAACTTCTCTGCGCTGTCCACACCTGCAAGAAATTTCTTCAGCGTTTCAAAAGAATTGGGATAATCTTCCAGCTCGTTCTTAATGTACATGGCGCACATCATGTCTTCCTGAGCACGCATGGTTCCACCAGTTCCCATGGCCACCAGCGTAACCATTTCAGGATTTTTCTGGCGGATATATTCCACGATGGCCTGAGCATTAACGAAAGAACCGGTGATGATCTCCTCGGCCTGTGTCGCTCCTACCAGCCCTTGCGTTCCCGCGCTGGTGGTATGCACCATGGGCTTACCGGTAAAATCAACATTCTCAATTTCTGTAGGAGAATTACCGTGATCAAAACCGTCTACCTTGATGCAGTCACGCTCGCCGATGAGAACACCGCCATTCTCCGCAGCCAATTTCCTGGCCTGCTCCACCTCGCCCACGGCAAGATAGTCGGTGACGCCGTTTTCCACAGCATAGCACGCCACGGAAAAAGCACGGAACACGTCAATGACAACGACCAGCCCGCGTGCACGGCGGGCGCCTTCCAGACATTCGAGAACATTAACGATCACTTGATAATCCACCTATCATAAAAAATTTATCTGTACGTCTCACGACATAACGGCCACGTCAACCACTTGGCTCATTTTCTTTTCAACATCACCACAGTTTTTCACACAAAAACGGGGCTCACAGTCTCTCTTCGGAGATATCGGCAAAAACGTGCGGACACATTGACAAAGAACACCTTTTTTGCAACTCCAAACCTATGAAGAAAAAACGCGTTCTCATCACTGGCGGCTCCGGCTTTCTCGGCTCCCATATCTGCGAGCGTCTCCTTGACGAAGGCAATGAAGTCATCTGCGTGGACAACTTTTTTACCGGAAGCAAGGAAAACATCCTTCACCTGATGGATAATCCCTTCTTCGAGATCATCCGCCACGATGTAACGTTCCCGCTGTATATCGAAGTAGACGAGATCTATAATCTCGCCTGCCCTGCATCGCCCATTCACTATCAGTTTGATCCGGTGCAGACCACCAAGACCAGCGTGCACGGCGCCATCAACATGCTCGGTCTGGCCAAACGCATCAAGGCCAAGATTTTCCAGGCCTCCACCAGCGAGGTTTACGGCGACCCGGAAATCCACCCCCAGCCCGAGAGTTACTGGGGCAACGTCAATCCTATCGGGATTCGCTCCTGCTATGATGAAGGCAAGCGCTGCGCCGAGACCCTTTTCTTCGACTACAACCGTCAACACAACCTGCGCATCAAGGTGGGCCGTATCTTCAATACATACGGTCCCCGCATGGCCATGGACGACGGCCGCGTTGTCTCCAACTTCGTGGTTCAGGCTCTGCGCGGTGAAGACATCACCGTCTACGGCAAGGGCGACCAGACCCGCAGCTTCTGCTATGTGGACGACCTTGTGGACGGCATTATCCGATTGATGGAAGACACTCCAGATGACTTCACCGGTCCCATGAACCTGGGCAACCCTGATGAATTCACTATTCTCGAACTCGCCAAGACGGTTCTTGATCTGGTTAATTCCAAATCCAAGCTTGTATTTCGCGACCTGCCTTCCGACGATCCCATGCAACGGAAACCGGATATTTCTCTCGCCAAGAAGACCACAGGCTGGGAACCCAGCATTCCGCTACGAGATGGGTTGATCAAAACCGTCGAGTACTTCGACAGCTATCTGAAGTCACAATAACGAACCAATGAAGAAATAAAAAAAGCCGGGAAAGCCCCGGCTTTTTCATTTGAAAGAATGCAACGATGTCGGTTCATCAGACATCGACTGAACGCCAATACTGATCAGTGATCACCCGCAAGTCATACTTCTCCACCGCCTTGCGGCGGGCGGCATCCACCATGCCCTGACGCAGATCTGTATCCTGCACCAAGCGCATAACCTGTGAAGCCCACTCATCCTCGTCACGTACGAGAAAGCCATCAATGCCGTGATCAATGATCTCACGGTTGGGACCGATATCCGATGCCACGACGGCAACGCCGCTTGCCATATACCGAAGGGCATCGACGACAGAACTTGCGTTGGCGAACTCGTCATCGGCCAAAGGCAATACCCCCACTTCCATGGCCTGGAACTGATAAGGCTCATTGGACTCGCCCCAGGCAGACCAAAACATGAACTCGCTTCCAGGCCCCTCATACGGCATGCCGGAAACCACGGAGAACTGGATATCTCCTCCGTGATTAGCGAGGTGCTGCATGGGAGTGGCCAGATTAGCTTCATCACCGGGGGTTCCCAGCCAGCCAACCAAAGGCGTCCCACCAATCTTCCCGCCGTTGCCGGGCGCATAGCGTGTCGTATCTACAGGCGTGGGAACAATGACAACGTTCTCCTGGAACTCACGAACTCGCTCTGCCTGAATATGATTATCCACAACACAGATATCAGCCTGACGGCAAATTCGCTCGAAACGCCGGGCGAGTTTGGCCTGGCGAATGCTGGAGCCAACAGTCTTCTCACGCTCAGGCAAGGTCCAGACTGCATCGGAAAAGTCATAGACCAACTTCTTGCAGATGCGACGCAACCCATTCAGTTCATATTGGGACAGTAATTCACGATGAACAACGAACATATCCACATGGGGCAGACGACTGAAAAAACAGTACCGTTCATACCACCCTGTGGGTACTTCCTTATAGGATACATCCATCCCTTTCTCCCGGCTGACTCCCACAAGGGGAGCCACACGAAAGCGGGCATGGGATCGCTGAGTCCCTGAAGGGACCAGAAACATGACTTTCATATATCTACTTCAAAATCGATTTTTCAATCATTGCAATGTAAGGCTCAATCCCAATTGCCATATCATCAGGCCAGGCAAAGGGTTCAGGCCTCGGCTCCTGCGCCAAACGCAGGAGCATATCCGCCATGTGCGGAACATCCGAAGGATCCGGAAACACCCGATCTTCGGGTAAAAAGAACGTGCTGCCGTTGAGTGCACTTGAAGTAACCCGGCAACCACAGGCCAGCGCTTCAAGCACCGCATTGGAGCAGGCATCATAAAACGTCGCCAAGATAAATATATCGGTACGGCGATAAAAGGAAGGCATATCTTCCACTTTACCGAGAAAACGTACCCGGTGCTCGACACCAAGCTCACGCGCTTGTCGCAAATACTTGTCCGGCTTACGCCCGCCAGCCACATGCAACACATAATTTTCAGGCAGTCTTGCCAGAGTCGCGATCAGGTGACGGACCCCTTTGAGGGCAAAGTTGGTGGCAGCCGTGCCGATGACCACCTCGTCCGGTCCGATATTGGCCGACTCACGCAAAGCCTGTCGTTCCTCATCGGAAGGCGGTGAAAAACGACTCAGGTCAGGCCGATTGTACACGACCTCGATATCATCCGTCTTCAGATGCGGATGCGCACGAACAATGAGATCGCGCACGAAGTGAGATACGGCCACGATACGCGGGGTGCGTTTCATACGCACATCGTCGAGCCAGTGAATGAGCCAGTTGACCGGGGCCAGTCTGCGTCGAAACATTTTGAACGAACGAGCAAAGCCTTCGGGCCAGGCCTGCTTGGAAAGCTGCCAGAACACCGAAATTGGTCCACCACCGATGCGCAGGATGTCCTGATTCATGGTGTTTGCCATGCCGAAAACGAAATCGTAGTTGCCGCGCCGCTGCATACGGTCACACATCAGAGCAAACCATAAGGTCTTGATAAGTCGCGTACCGCCGAAACGACCAACCACCACCGGATTGACCCCGGCAGGCGGTTCGGTCTCGCAACGACCACAAATAAAGTCCACGTCATGACCGCGAGCCGCCAGCGCCTCGGAGAGTCGCCATGCGAACGACTCGGCCCCACCGTACCGACTGAACCGGGGCATGGTCACGGCAATACGTGCTTTTTTCTCGGAATTCGACATAGGCATTGGTTGTGTACCATATTAACGATATTGGCAAGAAGGAGTTAGTTGCCCATCGGTTGGAAGAACGGTATGCATCCGAAAGCATTCACCTCAGAGGAGTACCATGTTTTTTCAGACCCCAGCCCTCGATCTCAAGCTGTTCCTGCTCATCAACCAGCAGTGGCGTTGTGGCCTGTTCGATTTCATCATGCCGATCATCTCCGAACCGCTGGCCCTTCTGTTCATTATCGTGCCCGGCCTCGCATACGCGCTTTTCAAGGGGGGCAAACGCCAACTCGCGTTCTTCGCCGTACTCATCGTGGGCATGGCAATATCCGACTTCACCGGCAACTTCATCAAGGACAGCGTAGGTCGGGTACGGCCGCTCAACGCTATCGCCGAGACCTATCTGCAGGAAGACGGAGAGTGGACCCAGCGCCCGGCGGACTATGTTCAGACCAAAGAAAAAGGCACGTCTTTCACGTCCAACCACTCGTCCAACACCATGTGCCTGGCCGTGCTTGCCATGTTGATCTGGCCTGCGCTGAAACGTTGGCCGCTGCTGCTGCCGCTGCTGGTAGGATATTCTCGAATCTATCTGGGAAAGCACTACCCCACCGATGTGCTCGGCGGTTGGCTCTATGGAGCTGTGGTGGCGCTGGCAGTATGGACGATCTGGGAATATGCAGTCCGGCCCCGCCTGCCAGAGAAATCTAGTCTTCGTCGCTGATGACGAACCCGGCTTCCCGGGCTTCCTTGCGATAACTGCGGAACACGGCCAATCCGATCCAGATGGAGACCGCCAGCAAGACCGCACCCATTCCCACTGACAGGGCCACGCCCATGGTGGACTCTTTCTGCATGCCTGCGCCGAACAGCGCAAAAATGACATTCTGCGGTACGTAGCCAAGGGTGGAGCCAAGGATGAACGGCATCAGGGGGATGGCGCTGACACCAGCGGCGAGGTTGGTCAGCACGTTGCTGCCAACAGGGAAGAAACGAATGGCGAGGGAAGTACGGAAGGGTTTGTGACGGAGAAAACCGTCCAGCCGATTGATACGGTGACCAAGATTTCGGGCCACAAAATCACGGCCGCCCCAACGGGCGTAGCTGGTGGCCAAAGCGCACCCAAGCCCGGAAGCAATGGTGGACATGATGGTGCCACCCGCCACACCAAAAGCAAAACCACCAAGAAAACCAATCATCTGTCGCGGCAGCCCAAGAGCAGTAAAAGCCGCGCCCACGGCCAGAAAAATAAAGTACGCGGTCACGCCGCGTCCGAGAATGTGGTCGTTGAACCACTTGGTATCGGCCAGCATGTCGCCCAGACCCAAGGCCTTGACGGCATACACCGAGACACCGAGGCCTGCCACCAGGACCAGCCCCTTGATCACGGCCTTCATGCCTATCTTATTCTCTGCACTCGTAGTCTTATTCATGTCCGTTTCTATGCATACGGTAATATATCGTCAGCAGGCAAACCTGACCGAGAAAAAATACGGGATCACGCTGTGCTACCCCGTAGACTAGACCTGCCGCACCCGCGACAAATAGCAACATCGCCGTGCGGCGCGAGGGGGGTTGTACCTCTTTCCGGCGCAGCCGTACAATGGAAAATCTCACGAAAAAAGCCCCCTGGATGATAGTCGAGAGGGCCAGAAGCCACCAAAAGGCGGGCAGTTCCATGGATTACTTTTTCTCTTTCACCGAATAATTGATGTGGCGCTTGATGATCCAGCCCACCCCAATCAGGTCGTAGATGCCAGCCAGAGCGCGGTCCAAGGTACCGTACTTGGAAACGCCGGCGTTGCGCTCGCGGTGATTGACCTTCACTTCCTTGATACGCGCACCCTGCAACTTCATCAGGATCGGGAAGTAGCGGTGCATATTCTTGAAGCGCGGCAACTTAAGCAGCAGTTCGCGGCGCATAATCTTAAGGGAACAGCCGGTGTCGTGCACGCCGTCGTCTACAATAGCATCGCGAATGGCGTTGGCCAACTTGGAGGAAATACGCTTAACAAAGGTATCTTTGCGTTTGGCACGCCAACCTATGACCATTTCACACTCGTTGCCGAACATGTCGAGCATCTTGGGGATATCGGCCGGATCATTCTGGAGATCGGAGTCTATGGTCACAACGATGTCGCTGTCAGCGGCGTCGAAACCTGCGCAGAATGCAGCGGACTGACCACGGTTCTCGGCAAAGGCGACGTAGCGGACCTCGTCATGCTCCTTTGCCAACTCGCGAATGATGTCCAGACTGCGATCAGTGCTGCAATCATCCACGAATACGGCCTCCCACGGCCGGCCAGTGGTTTCGGCTGCTCGCTTGAGTTCGCCAAACAATATCTTGAGGTTGTCCTGCTCGTTGTAGACCGGCAGCACAACGCTGAATTTATCTTTATTAGTCATATGCGTGATCAGATACGGGATTGCCGGGGTATTGTAAACACTTGCACAAGGCCGAAAGCAGATATCTCCCTGACTTCCCTGCTCTTCGCTATTTTTCTTTTTCCAAAGAAAGTTATTGACAAAAAGACACCGCCCACATAGAACCTCTTTCTCACGTGACGCGGGGTGGAGCAGTTGGTAGCTCGTCGGGCTCATAACCCGAAGGTCGTAGGTTCAAGTCCTGCCCCCGCTACCAAGAATCGAATAGGGATTTGGGTAACTACCCAAATCCCTTTTTCTTTTTCCACTTTCTTTAGTTAAATTTGAGAAACTTTTTTTTCTTGTTGACAAAAAGACACCGCCCACATAGAACCTCTTTCTCACGTGTCGCGGGGTGGAGCAGTTGGTAGCTCGTCGGGCTCATAACCCGAAGGTCGTAGGTTCAAGTCCTGCCCCCGCTACCAAGACAGTTTAGCCGGTTACATCATCTTGATGTAACCGGCTTTTTCTTTGTTCGACAAACAGACCAGACACGCCTCTTCATACCCACAGGCTAGTTCATAATGATCTCCAAACCCTTCATGGATTCAGGCAAAACGAGCCCAAAGCGCTCCAACTGGTTGCGATTGAAATAATACGCTCCACTCTGGTCATCCGCCACCGACAACTGCAAGGCGGACACTCCCTCAAGGATTTTTTTAGCCATAATCCCAGCCAATCGCCCATGTTCTTCACCGAGAACAGTATGCGAGCCGACGACTCCCTCGTCACCTACTGCGTAGTCTTGTGAAGCAAAGACCGGGACACGGCTGTTAGCAGAAGTCCATTTTATGACTTTCTCAAAAGGTATGTGTGTTCCGGCGGCATCTTTCAGAGTATGGTAGACAGGCATCAAAATGGCGCCATGTTCGGTCTCCTGAATAAAACGCTTCCAATCCTCAAAGTATCGTACCTTCAGTAGATCGACTTCCTTTTCACCAAGTTGCACCTTTGTCCGCCGGTTGAATGCCGACTTGATGATAGCATCCGCCGTGGGGCTGTCATCCATCAACACGACCAGAGAGTCTGCGTCTGGTACGATCTCAAAGATCACTCGAGCCCAATGAAACACAGGAATTCTCTCGATAATGCCCACCACGTTCGCCGGTAGATCAATAAAATAATCTCGAGGGTTCCCATTTATACCGAAGTACACAACAGGGGTGCCGGAGGCAGCGATCTCAGGCCCCAGCAAACGTAGCGCGTTATCATCGCTGAGCATCACCAAGTCGGGTTGCAACCGATGAAACCCCTTCATTATTGCCTTTGCACGGTCAGCGAACTCATGTTGAGGCAGTCTCTTTGTGTCCATATACAGGCGCTCTATGGTCACATCATTGGATAGAGCCTGTCGTATCCCGCGATCACATTGCTGAGTCCACGCCAACTCTTCATTGTAACTATACACAATCAAGACGGTTCTCTGAGAAGCCCACGATTGAGTCTGTGCTCCTGTAAGGAACACCAGACACATTATGAAAACAATCAGTTTATCCACTCTCATTTGCACAACCGTCAGAGTCTACAATTTCCCTGTGTATGAAGAAGCGTACATATGAACTTCCAACGAGTCTGAGTCCTGTCTTTTATCTTCACTTATACCTATTTTCCATATTCTTAGAATTATTATCTTTCAATTTTCTGCATTATCCCAGTATGGTGAAACACATCATATTGAATTTTCTGATAAGGCAACATGACCTTGCCCTCATTAAGTAACCAACAATACCATCTCACTTTATGAAGACATTCAACGATAATGCGATTGGCGCATTGGAATTCACCGTCACTTGGGAAAAAGACGGCATCAAACATGAAGAATGG of the Pseudodesulfovibrio sp. zrk46 genome contains:
- a CDS encoding glycosyltransferase family 4 protein, which gives rise to MDVSYKEVPTGWYERYCFFSRLPHVDMFVVHRELLSQYELNGLRRICKKLVYDFSDAVWTLPEREKTVGSSIRQAKLARRFERICRQADICVVDNHIQAERVREFQENVVIVPTPVDTTRYAPGNGGKIGGTPLVGWLGTPGDEANLATPMQHLANHGGDIQFSVVSGMPYEGPGSEFMFWSAWGESNEPYQFQAMEVGVLPLADDEFANASSVVDALRYMASGVAVVASDIGPNREIIDHGIDGFLVRDEDEWASQVMRLVQDTDLRQGMVDAARRKAVEKYDLRVITDQYWRSVDV
- a CDS encoding glycosyltransferase family 4 protein; amino-acid sequence: MPMSNSEKKARIAVTMPRFSRYGGAESFAWRLSEALAARGHDVDFICGRCETEPPAGVNPVVVGRFGGTRLIKTLWFALMCDRMQRRGNYDFVFGMANTMNQDILRIGGGPISVFWQLSKQAWPEGFARSFKMFRRRLAPVNWLIHWLDDVRMKRTPRIVAVSHFVRDLIVRAHPHLKTDDIEVVYNRPDLSRFSPPSDEERQALRESANIGPDEVVIGTAATNFALKGVRHLIATLARLPENYVLHVAGGRKPDKYLRQARELGVEHRVRFLGKVEDMPSFYRRTDIFILATFYDACSNAVLEALACGCRVTSSALNGSTFFLPEDRVFPDPSDVPHMADMLLRLAQEPRPEPFAWPDDMAIGIEPYIAMIEKSILK
- a CDS encoding diguanylate cyclase: MKVEKQKVLIVDDSQTNLALLDHMLSQEGCEIIQAKSGGEAVNLVKENDFAVILLDIQMPGMNGYEAATRIKKMDKGRHVPIIYITAIFQDEDNVRQGYETGAVDYLFRPVDVDALKSKVRVFLELHKQKQLLEEEIEQRTQSQKQLTQAEEKYRSIFERAVEGLFQSTNSGQFKEVNPALVEIFGYESAEEMIGVPGIRSTIMFDEDERTRYLTALNRDGFVTNFEFRARKKNGDIIWCSESSRTVLPEEEGGEMLIEGVVEDISARKLEELELKHLATVDSLTGVPNRHLFFDRLENALAKAKRYKERLAVLFVDLNEFKMVNDTYGHPIGDQLLCEVASRLQERIRESDTMARLGGDEFGILLPHVEDDEGAIHVAKTLLEALAEPFTIESELVRVGATVGISFYPKDGKDCVSLISRADAAMYGAKRMEGRNYCTFQECGAPR
- a CDS encoding glycosyltransferase family 2 protein, with protein sequence MTNKDKFSVVLPVYNEQDNLKILFGELKRAAETTGRPWEAVFVDDCSTDRSLDIIRELAKEHDEVRYVAFAENRGQSAAFCAGFDAADSDIVVTIDSDLQNDPADIPKMLDMFGNECEMVIGWRAKRKDTFVKRISSKLANAIRDAIVDDGVHDTGCSLKIMRRELLLKLPRFKNMHRYFPILMKLQGARIKEVKVNHRERNAGVSKYGTLDRALAGIYDLIGVGWIIKRHINYSVKEKK
- a CDS encoding phosphatase PAP2 family protein, encoding MFFQTPALDLKLFLLINQQWRCGLFDFIMPIISEPLALLFIIVPGLAYALFKGGKRQLAFFAVLIVGMAISDFTGNFIKDSVGRVRPLNAIAETYLQEDGEWTQRPADYVQTKEKGTSFTSNHSSNTMCLAVLAMLIWPALKRWPLLLPLLVGYSRIYLGKHYPTDVLGGWLYGAVVALAVWTIWEYAVRPRLPEKSSLRR
- a CDS encoding 2-phosphosulfolactate phosphatase translates to MIVNVLECLEGARRARGLVVVIDVFRAFSVACYAVENGVTDYLAVGEVEQARKLAAENGGVLIGERDCIKVDGFDHGNSPTEIENVDFTGKPMVHTTSAGTQGLVGATQAEEIITGSFVNAQAIVEYIRQKNPEMVTLVAMGTGGTMRAQEDMMCAMYIKNELEDYPNSFETLKKFLAGVDSAEKFFDESKDFAPERDFELCLDLDRFDFVLKATPREDGAVRLEKVTVLTA
- a CDS encoding UDP-glucuronic acid decarboxylase family protein, whose amino-acid sequence is MKKKRVLITGGSGFLGSHICERLLDEGNEVICVDNFFTGSKENILHLMDNPFFEIIRHDVTFPLYIEVDEIYNLACPASPIHYQFDPVQTTKTSVHGAINMLGLAKRIKAKIFQASTSEVYGDPEIHPQPESYWGNVNPIGIRSCYDEGKRCAETLFFDYNRQHNLRIKVGRIFNTYGPRMAMDDGRVVSNFVVQALRGEDITVYGKGDQTRSFCYVDDLVDGIIRLMEDTPDDFTGPMNLGNPDEFTILELAKTVLDLVNSKSKLVFRDLPSDDPMQRKPDISLAKKTTGWEPSIPLRDGLIKTVEYFDSYLKSQ
- a CDS encoding VTT domain-containing protein, producing the protein MNKTTSAENKIGMKAVIKGLVLVAGLGVSVYAVKALGLGDMLADTKWFNDHILGRGVTAYFIFLAVGAAFTALGLPRQMIGFLGGFAFGVAGGTIMSTIASGLGCALATSYARWGGRDFVARNLGHRINRLDGFLRHKPFRTSLAIRFFPVGSNVLTNLAAGVSAIPLMPFILGSTLGYVPQNVIFALFGAGMQKESTMGVALSVGMGAVLLAVSIWIGLAVFRSYRKEAREAGFVISDED
- a CDS encoding ABC transporter substrate binding protein, whose amino-acid sequence is MDKLIVFIMCLVFLTGAQTQSWASQRTVLIVYSYNEELAWTQQCDRGIRQALSNDVTIERLYMDTKRLPQHEFADRAKAIMKGFHRLQPDLVMLSDDNALRLLGPEIAASGTPVVYFGINGNPRDYFIDLPANVVGIIERIPVFHWARVIFEIVPDADSLVVLMDDSPTADAIIKSAFNRRTKVQLGEKEVDLLKVRYFEDWKRFIQETEHGAILMPVYHTLKDAAGTHIPFEKVIKWTSANSRVPVFASQDYAVGDEGVVGSHTVLGEEHGRLAGIMAKKILEGVSALQLSVADDQSGAYYFNRNQLERFGLVLPESMKGLEIIMN